In Bacteroidota bacterium, the following are encoded in one genomic region:
- a CDS encoding nuclear transport factor 2 family protein produces the protein MKKLILLLLFVIPLICFGQKSDQMEIELLLNKQKNDWNKGDLEDYMKGYWKSDSLKFIGKNGITYGWEETLKRYQKSYPNKSAMGNLDFDIISMKPMEESYFLVTGKWTITGNSSASGYFSLVLKKLNNQWIIIYDHSS, from the coding sequence ATGAAAAAACTCATCTTGCTTTTGCTTTTTGTAATCCCCTTAATTTGCTTTGGTCAAAAAAGTGATCAAATGGAAATTGAACTTTTACTTAACAAACAAAAAAATGACTGGAATAAAGGAGACCTCGAAGATTACATGAAAGGTTATTGGAAATCAGATAGTTTAAAGTTTATCGGGAAAAATGGAATAACTTATGGATGGGAGGAAACGCTTAAAAGGTATCAAAAAAGCTATCCTAATAAATCAGCAATGGGTAATCTTGATTTTGACATCATTTCCATGAAACCCATGGAAGAATCTTATTTTCTTGTAACTGGTAAATGGACTATTACCGGGAACTCAAGCGCATCAGGATATTTTTCTTTAGTATTAAAAAAGTTAAATAATCAGTGGATAATAATTTATGACCATTCGAGCTAA
- a CDS encoding gliding motility-associated C-terminal domain-containing protein, translating to MKIFYTITFVFAFSILKLIGQDVGVINISSPVTGCALSSNQSVTVQIFNFGISLNTNFDVSYRINGGVVVTETLIIAPGIFSSGSTYSYTFSTTADLSASGSYLIQAFTSFTSDVNPSNDSFSKTINSDAVSVGGSIIGPDSVCGNNNGGTLNLSGHTGNVLNWEFSDDLGANWLPISNTTTVLNFTNLVSTRLYRVHVKNASCMDVFSNEFSIYVDTPTVGGSVSGSDIVCITSNNGNLVLSGFTGEIKQWEYSEDSGLNWFPIVNNSPTLAYNNLTQTTIFRVLVKSGVCLFEYSSNATITVLPASSGGSTSGDFAVCGGLNNGSIQLTGYTGNITHWEYSEDQGNNWIIVANTTNSMNFNNLIMETWYRASVLSCNPSAYSSISIINTDNPSEGGVISGSNIVCADLNSGTLVLSAHIGNVLYWEESTNNGTTWTNIPNTDAFYLYSNLNQSTLYRAIVQNGTCNAEYSQIAQITVDSITNPGIVSAISSVCISENNGTIELENFVGSVIQWQSSIDNGNTWINIANTSTSHGFTNLITPTYFRAEVQNGICPSAFSPPAIISIDNISVAGNINGSAVVCSNDNSGLVELNNFSATQITWQYSIDEGASWLNSANLNAPKIIYVNLSTKTSYRAFVQNGVCAADTSGNVIIDLHTRTVNAGVDVSIQRGESVNLSATGGLSYTWYPNVNLNNNTIPNPVASPFTTTIYIVTAIDYNGCTDSDSLVFTVKEGELKIANLVTPNGDGYNDSWIIEPAGLQPDVFVFNSSGMEIFNSSKYDNSWNGSFNGSTLPDGTYYYIVKFESKVYKGALTLLGGKL from the coding sequence TTGAAAATATTTTACACAATAACATTCGTTTTTGCTTTTTCAATTTTAAAATTGATAGGCCAGGATGTGGGTGTAATTAATATATCATCGCCTGTAACTGGTTGTGCTTTAAGTAGTAATCAATCCGTTACTGTGCAGATTTTTAATTTCGGCATTTCTCTAAATACAAATTTTGATGTTTCCTACAGGATAAACGGGGGTGTTGTTGTGACTGAAACATTAATAATAGCTCCGGGGATTTTTTCATCAGGCTCTACTTATAGTTATACATTTTCTACCACAGCAGATCTTTCAGCAAGTGGTAGTTATTTAATTCAAGCCTTTACAAGCTTTACAAGTGATGTAAATCCTTCAAATGATAGTTTTAGTAAGACTATAAATTCAGATGCTGTTTCAGTTGGTGGTAGTATAATTGGTCCTGATTCAGTTTGTGGAAATAATAATGGGGGAACATTAAATTTATCAGGACATACAGGTAATGTGCTAAATTGGGAATTTTCCGATGATTTAGGGGCTAATTGGTTACCAATTAGCAATACAACTACTGTTTTAAATTTCACTAATCTTGTTTCGACCAGGCTTTACCGTGTTCATGTTAAGAATGCGAGCTGTATGGATGTTTTCTCCAATGAATTTTCAATTTATGTTGATACTCCAACTGTAGGAGGTTCAGTTTCTGGTTCAGACATAGTTTGCATTACAAGCAATAATGGAAATCTTGTTTTATCCGGTTTTACAGGGGAAATAAAGCAATGGGAATATTCTGAAGATTCAGGATTGAATTGGTTTCCAATTGTTAATAATAGTCCAACACTGGCTTATAACAATCTAACACAGACTACCATTTTTAGGGTTTTAGTGAAAAGTGGAGTATGTTTATTTGAATACTCTTCAAATGCAACCATTACAGTATTGCCAGCTTCTTCAGGAGGTTCAACCAGCGGAGATTTTGCAGTTTGCGGAGGATTAAATAATGGTTCAATTCAATTAACAGGTTATACTGGTAATATTACCCACTGGGAATATTCAGAAGATCAAGGGAATAATTGGATTATAGTTGCAAACACAACAAACTCAATGAATTTTAACAACTTGATAATGGAAACCTGGTACAGGGCTTCTGTTTTAAGCTGTAATCCCTCAGCCTATTCTTCCATTTCCATAATTAATACCGATAATCCTTCAGAAGGAGGTGTAATATCAGGCAGCAATATAGTTTGTGCTGATTTAAACAGTGGAACTCTGGTACTTTCAGCGCATATAGGGAATGTATTATATTGGGAAGAATCCACTAATAATGGAACAACCTGGACAAATATTCCAAATACAGATGCCTTTTATTTGTACTCCAATCTTAATCAGTCTACCCTTTACAGAGCTATAGTTCAAAATGGAACTTGTAATGCTGAATATTCTCAAATAGCTCAAATTACAGTAGATTCCATAACAAACCCAGGGATTGTTAGTGCAATTTCATCTGTTTGTATTTCTGAAAATAACGGAACCATTGAATTAGAGAATTTTGTTGGCAGTGTTATTCAATGGCAAAGTTCTATTGATAATGGAAATACATGGATAAATATTGCAAATACCTCAACCAGCCATGGTTTTACGAATTTAATTACCCCAACTTATTTTAGAGCTGAAGTTCAAAATGGTATTTGTCCTTCTGCCTTTTCTCCACCAGCTATTATTTCCATAGACAATATCTCGGTTGCTGGAAATATAAATGGAAGTGCAGTGGTTTGTTCCAACGATAATAGCGGTCTTGTGGAATTGAATAATTTTTCTGCCACGCAAATAACCTGGCAATATTCAATAGATGAGGGAGCAAGTTGGTTGAATTCGGCAAATTTAAATGCCCCCAAAATTATCTATGTTAATTTATCCACTAAAACTTCTTATCGGGCATTTGTGCAAAATGGAGTATGCGCAGCGGATACTTCGGGTAATGTTATAATTGACCTCCATACTCGTACTGTTAATGCAGGAGTTGATGTTTCAATTCAACGTGGTGAGTCAGTTAATTTAAGTGCAACAGGAGGGTTAAGTTATACTTGGTATCCTAATGTCAATTTAAATAATAATACTATACCAAATCCTGTGGCCTCCCCATTTACAACAACAATATACATAGTCACAGCAATTGATTATAACGGATGCACTGATTCTGATTCGCTAGTATTTACGGTTAAGGAGGGGGAATTAAAAATTGCAAACCTTGTTACTCCCAATGGAG
- the rsfS gene encoding ribosome silencing factor has protein sequence MKINKNKEESAILAEIVIKGMQEKKAKDIVCLDLRNVHNAVSDFFVVCHGDSNTQVDAIAGSVEHEVKKALGEGPWHREGFENAEWILLDYVNVVVHVFQKEHRDFYRLEALWADAETQAISS, from the coding sequence ATGAAGATAAATAAAAACAAAGAAGAAAGTGCAATACTTGCAGAAATTGTAATTAAAGGAATGCAGGAAAAAAAAGCAAAAGATATAGTTTGCTTGGATTTAAGAAATGTTCATAATGCTGTTAGCGATTTTTTTGTAGTTTGCCACGGTGACTCAAATACACAGGTTGATGCTATTGCCGGATCAGTGGAGCATGAAGTGAAAAAAGCCCTGGGCGAAGGACCTTGGCACAGGGAGGGTTTCGAAAATGCTGAATGGATACTTTTAGATTATGTAAATGTTGTGGTGCATGTTTTTCAAAAGGAACACAGGGATTTTTACAGACTTGAGGCCCTTTGGGCTGATGCAGAAACACAGGCAATTAGCTCCTGA
- a CDS encoding ATP-dependent metallopeptidase FtsH/Yme1/Tma family protein — MTDNNNKNNKQTNKNPFDKVKDKFSKGGKKPKGGFNFYWIYGIIAVVFIGLQLINFGGSTKETTRQEFEQKMLRSRDVEKIVIVNNELIAEIYIKPEVLESKEQYKNVKTKSLGNSPNKGPHYYLPIGSVDSFESQVKEAQSDYADNEKVSVIYDHRKSWGGEALGWILPIALMIGLWIFIMRRMSGGGGPGGQIFNFGKSKATLFDQDTNINITFEDVAGLEGAKIEIKEIVEFLKHPKKFTTLGAKIPKGALLVGPPGTGKTLLAKAVAGEAKVPFFSLSGSDFVEMFVGVGASRVRDLFKQAKEKAPCIIFIDEIDAIGRARGKNPMQGANDERENTLNQLLTEMDGFGTNSGIIVLAATNRADILDGALMRAGRFDRQIHVEMPDVNERKEIFQVHLKPLKLDDSVNVDFLAKQTPGFSGADIANLCNESALIAARKDKEAIGKQDFLDAVDRIVGGLEKKNKIISPLEKKVIAYHEAGHATISWLLEHASPLVKVTIVPRGKSLGAAWYLPEERQITTTEQLFDEMCAALGGRAAEEITFGKISTGALSDLEKITKQAYAMTAIYGLNDKLGNISYYDSTGSEYSFTKPYSEKTAQLIDEEVSKLIERAYDTTKKILLNNKEKLSLLANALLSKEVIFKEDLQEIFGKRPFDKDEDIVISIPSKVEEKAGEKNEDAKNDEQNSVPMETPPLSASDKKFN, encoded by the coding sequence ATGACAGATAATAACAACAAAAATAATAAACAAACGAATAAGAATCCTTTTGACAAAGTAAAAGACAAGTTTTCCAAAGGTGGTAAAAAACCAAAAGGGGGATTTAATTTTTATTGGATATATGGAATAATAGCAGTTGTGTTTATTGGACTTCAGCTTATTAACTTTGGTGGCAGTACAAAGGAAACCACAAGACAGGAATTCGAGCAAAAAATGCTAAGATCCAGGGATGTGGAAAAAATTGTTATTGTTAACAATGAATTAATTGCGGAAATCTATATCAAGCCAGAAGTTCTTGAATCAAAAGAACAATATAAAAATGTAAAAACTAAATCCTTAGGAAATTCTCCAAATAAAGGTCCTCATTATTATTTGCCTATCGGCTCTGTAGATTCATTCGAAAGCCAGGTAAAAGAGGCGCAATCGGATTACGCAGACAATGAAAAAGTAAGTGTAATTTATGATCACCGTAAGAGTTGGGGAGGAGAAGCATTAGGGTGGATTTTACCCATTGCATTGATGATTGGTTTATGGATTTTTATAATGCGCAGAATGAGTGGTGGAGGTGGACCTGGTGGACAAATATTTAATTTCGGGAAATCAAAAGCTACTCTTTTTGATCAGGACACAAATATCAATATTACTTTTGAAGATGTGGCAGGACTCGAAGGAGCCAAAATTGAGATCAAAGAAATTGTTGAATTTTTAAAACATCCGAAAAAATTTACTACCCTGGGTGCAAAAATCCCTAAAGGGGCCTTATTGGTAGGACCTCCTGGAACTGGTAAAACCCTTCTTGCAAAAGCTGTTGCTGGCGAAGCTAAGGTTCCTTTTTTCTCCCTCTCTGGTTCAGATTTTGTAGAAATGTTCGTTGGAGTTGGTGCTTCAAGAGTTAGGGATTTATTTAAACAAGCCAAAGAAAAAGCTCCATGTATCATATTTATTGATGAAATTGATGCCATTGGAAGAGCAAGAGGAAAAAATCCCATGCAAGGCGCAAATGACGAACGTGAAAACACACTCAACCAATTACTGACAGAAATGGACGGCTTTGGGACTAACAGTGGTATAATTGTACTTGCTGCTACCAACAGAGCTGATATTCTTGATGGGGCTTTAATGCGAGCTGGAAGATTTGACCGTCAAATTCATGTTGAAATGCCTGATGTGAACGAAAGAAAAGAAATATTTCAAGTACATTTGAAACCGCTTAAACTGGACGATTCTGTTAATGTTGATTTTTTAGCAAAACAAACTCCTGGTTTTTCAGGTGCTGATATTGCTAATTTATGCAATGAATCTGCACTTATTGCAGCCAGAAAAGACAAAGAAGCAATTGGCAAACAGGATTTTCTTGATGCTGTTGATAGAATTGTTGGTGGCCTTGAAAAGAAAAATAAAATTATATCTCCCCTGGAGAAAAAAGTTATTGCATACCACGAAGCTGGCCATGCAACTATTAGCTGGCTGCTTGAACATGCTTCACCACTTGTTAAAGTTACTATTGTTCCTAGGGGCAAATCGCTTGGAGCTGCCTGGTATTTACCAGAAGAAAGGCAAATTACAACCACAGAACAATTATTTGACGAAATGTGTGCAGCTCTAGGGGGAAGAGCCGCAGAAGAAATAACTTTTGGGAAAATTTCAACAGGTGCACTTAGCGATCTGGAAAAAATAACCAAACAGGCCTATGCCATGACCGCTATTTATGGTTTAAATGACAAATTAGGAAACATAAGTTACTATGATTCTACTGGAAGTGAGTATTCTTTCACAAAACCATATAGTGAAAAAACTGCTCAACTTATTGATGAAGAGGTTTCAAAACTTATTGAAAGAGCTTATGATACAACCAAGAAAATTCTTCTTAATAATAAAGAAAAACTAAGTCTTTTGGCAAATGCCCTTCTTAGTAAAGAAGTGATTTTTAAAGAAGATCTTCAGGAAATATTCGGAAAACGTCCTTTTGATAAGGATGAAGATATAGTTATTTCTATACCAAGTAAGGTTGAAGAAAAGGCAGGGGAAAAAAATGAGGACGCAAAGAATGATGAACAAAACTCTGTGCCTATGGAAACCCCGCCATTAAGTGCAAGTGATAAAAAATTTAATTAA
- a CDS encoding thioesterase family protein has translation MARIKIEMPQYFLFSTEIKIRINDINYGGHLGNDALLSIIHEARIQFLNNFGYSEIEIEGASLIMADSAIIYKSEGFYGEVLLIQIHAADFGTCGFDFYYNIINKVSGKQVATAKTGMVFFEYTTRKIKEVPEKFKNLFS, from the coding sequence ATGGCTAGAATAAAAATTGAAATGCCCCAGTATTTTTTGTTTTCAACAGAAATTAAAATAAGGATAAATGATATAAATTATGGAGGTCATTTAGGAAACGATGCCTTGCTTTCTATAATTCATGAGGCAAGAATACAGTTTTTAAATAATTTCGGATATAGTGAAATTGAAATTGAAGGCGCCTCTTTAATCATGGCAGATTCTGCCATAATTTACAAATCTGAGGGCTTTTACGGTGAAGTATTACTTATTCAAATACATGCAGCTGATTTTGGCACTTGCGGATTTGATTTTTACTACAACATAATAAACAAGGTGAGTGGAAAACAAGTAGCAACAGCCAAAACAGGCATGGTGTTTTTTGAGTATACTACAAGAAAAATAAAAGAAGTACCTGAAAAATTTAAAAACCTGTTCTCATGA
- the coaD gene encoding pantetheine-phosphate adenylyltransferase — protein MKKTAVFPGSFDPVTIGHEALIKRALPLFDQIIIGIGVNTKKKYMFSLDRRIEWLNEIFGDEPRIKIASYSGLTTDFCLKNNAGYILRGLRSSADFEFERNIAQMNYAMQNTIESVFLVTTPELSAINSSIVRDIIKNKGSVSAFIPKQITINETDIL, from the coding sequence ATGAAAAAAACAGCGGTATTTCCCGGCTCATTTGATCCAGTTACTATAGGACATGAAGCTTTAATAAAAAGGGCACTCCCACTTTTTGATCAAATAATAATTGGCATCGGAGTTAATACCAAAAAAAAATATATGTTTTCATTGGATAGAAGAATAGAATGGCTCAATGAAATTTTTGGTGATGAACCACGTATAAAAATTGCTTCATATTCAGGTTTAACAACTGATTTTTGTCTGAAAAACAATGCCGGATATATTTTAAGAGGTCTTAGATCCTCTGCTGATTTTGAGTTCGAGAGGAATATTGCCCAAATGAATTATGCTATGCAAAACACTATTGAATCTGTTTTTTTAGTAACAACTCCTGAGTTGTCAGCAATAAATTCATCCATTGTGCGTGATATAATAAAAAACAAAGGTTCTGTTAGTGCTTTTATACCAAAACAAATAACAATTAATGAAACAGATATTTTATAA
- a CDS encoding PKD domain-containing protein: MKTNFMKSAALLGFGALLITSSCKKEVAPGFTSSASEVAIGEAVSFTDNEEERKNSSFMWDFGDGNQSWDRNPSHIYSKAGAYTVSQTISLDKNAEKGKSLKASSSTVITVTGPTANFSTTKTSFAKGEPIVFTNTTTFSDKGYAVSYSWNYTSTSGASGYLGSTKTIAETFTDAGVYTVTLRATQGNTESFKSVDLAIGGGTPEASTKALLVGKWNYTSDVVVTSGSTGAGGCAANGTYTNANIPTTAEFKYNGDVVEFFPTGNQTTGNTSSWMLSSDGKLMTYSGTATGGSGYYNVKTISATSLVLEKIIIDPVSVTCGTVKRVYTITFTK, from the coding sequence ATGAAAACAAATTTTATGAAATCAGCCGCTCTTTTGGGATTTGGCGCATTATTGATTACATCTTCTTGTAAAAAAGAAGTAGCTCCAGGCTTTACTTCTAGTGCTTCTGAAGTTGCAATTGGTGAAGCAGTATCTTTTACTGATAATGAAGAAGAAAGAAAAAATTCTTCTTTCATGTGGGATTTTGGTGATGGAAACCAATCGTGGGACAGAAATCCAAGTCATATTTATAGTAAAGCAGGTGCATATACTGTATCTCAGACTATTTCTTTAGATAAAAATGCTGAAAAAGGCAAGAGTTTAAAAGCAAGTTCAAGTACTGTAATTACAGTAACCGGGCCAACTGCTAATTTTTCAACTACAAAAACAAGTTTTGCAAAAGGTGAACCAATTGTATTTACAAACACAACTACTTTTAGTGATAAAGGTTATGCTGTTTCATACAGCTGGAATTACACAAGTACTAGTGGAGCTTCAGGTTATTTAGGTTCTACAAAAACAATTGCAGAAACTTTTACTGATGCTGGTGTTTATACAGTAACTCTTAGAGCTACTCAAGGAAACACAGAAAGCTTCAAATCAGTTGATTTGGCTATAGGTGGTGGAACTCCAGAGGCTTCTACAAAAGCTTTATTAGTAGGTAAATGGAACTATACTTCTGATGTAGTTGTAACTTCTGGTTCTACAGGTGCTGGAGGATGTGCTGCAAACGGAACTTATACTAATGCTAATATCCCAACAACTGCTGAATTTAAATACAATGGAGATGTTGTTGAGTTTTTCCCTACAGGAAACCAAACTACAGGAAATACTTCATCTTGGATGTTATCTTCTGATGGTAAATTAATGACTTACAGTGGAACTGCTACAGGTGGATCTGGTTATTACAATGTTAAAACTATATCTGCTACATCTTTAGTTTTAGAAAAAATCATTATTGATCCAGTAAGTGTTACTTGTGGAACTGTAAAAAGAGTTTATACAATTACTTTTACTAAATAA
- a CDS encoding TlpA family protein disulfide reductase encodes MKQIFYNFCLFLISTLFPLIGTAAYVVVNGTAESYKNEKIGLYIYEDYFSFNVKLLATSTIDNSGNFKLPSDIPFTCKAFLRIDNVAGHFYIEPGKTYTVNFPAVEKGKEIAGNINHVGINIINQDNKELNALIGIFNEKYDKFIEDNYPLIIRKAAKPNIDEFILKLRKDYINVKNPFLNNYINYSIASLEQLSFASKTKLYKQYLHDKPVLHENPEYVHFLSEFYINYLHTLSLNKKGTEIANLINTRKDYPGLINILKKDSLLQHPELRELVLIKGLQEIYNKDDFDKKSINYLLKVISEKSEFALNRKTATQILYSLTRFDAGKTAPDFELADINGNKISLMQFRGKYVYLGFWATWCTSCVQELRLMSALHEKYGKDIVFISVSSDKNKTDFLNFAKKYNYPWISLHYSNSQKIIDDYNARALPAYFLISPEGQFIEAPAPSPENIEKSLHQATFIPTKKHKVGEK; translated from the coding sequence ATGAAACAGATATTTTATAACTTTTGCCTGTTTTTAATTTCAACCTTGTTTCCACTTATTGGTACTGCTGCATATGTAGTTGTTAATGGTACGGCAGAAAGCTACAAAAATGAAAAAATAGGACTTTATATTTATGAAGATTATTTTTCTTTCAATGTAAAACTTCTTGCCACATCAACCATTGACAATAGCGGTAATTTTAAATTACCTTCTGATATTCCATTCACATGTAAGGCATTTTTAAGAATTGATAATGTTGCAGGCCATTTTTATATTGAACCGGGAAAAACATATACTGTGAATTTCCCAGCAGTTGAAAAGGGAAAAGAGATTGCTGGCAACATTAACCATGTTGGAATTAATATAATTAACCAGGATAACAAGGAACTCAATGCACTCATTGGAATATTTAATGAAAAGTACGATAAATTCATTGAAGATAATTATCCCCTGATTATTAGAAAAGCTGCTAAACCTAATATTGATGAATTTATTCTGAAATTAAGGAAGGATTATATAAATGTAAAAAATCCATTTCTGAACAATTACATCAATTATAGTATAGCCTCTTTGGAACAGCTTTCTTTTGCCTCCAAAACAAAATTATACAAACAATACCTGCATGATAAACCGGTGTTGCATGAGAATCCTGAATACGTTCATTTTTTAAGCGAATTTTACATCAACTACCTGCATACGCTCTCCTTAAATAAAAAGGGGACTGAAATTGCTAATTTAATCAACACCCGCAAGGATTATCCCGGACTCATAAATATATTGAAAAAGGATAGTTTGTTGCAACACCCGGAGTTAAGAGAACTTGTTTTAATAAAAGGCTTACAGGAAATATACAACAAGGATGATTTTGATAAAAAAAGCATTAATTATTTACTAAAAGTAATTTCTGAAAAATCCGAATTTGCCCTAAACCGTAAAACGGCTACACAAATACTATATAGTTTAACCAGGTTTGATGCAGGAAAAACCGCCCCAGACTTTGAACTTGCAGATATAAATGGAAATAAAATTTCCCTTATGCAATTCAGGGGAAAGTATGTTTACTTAGGATTTTGGGCAACATGGTGTACCTCCTGTGTTCAGGAACTCAGACTAATGTCTGCACTACATGAAAAATACGGAAAAGACATTGTTTTTATAAGCGTTTCCTCTGATAAGAACAAAACAGATTTTTTAAATTTCGCGAAAAAATATAATTATCCCTGGATTAGTCTGCATTATAGTAACAGTCAAAAAATTATTGATGATTACAATGCCAGGGCTTTGCCTGCTTATTTCCTTATTTCTCCTGAAGGTCAATTTATCGAAGCCCCTGCACCTTCTCCTGAAAACATTGAAAAAAGCTTACATCAGGCAACTTTTATTCCAACAAAAAAACATAAAGTAGGAGAAAAATAA
- a CDS encoding orotate phosphoribosyltransferase, with translation MSLYEDSAIKISEFLLQIKAIKLQPSNPFTWASGWKSPIYCDNRKTLSYPQIRTYIRQQLVNAIIEEFGKPDVIAGVATAGIAQGVLVAQEMGLPFVYVRSEAKSHGMTNQIEGVIEPGQSVVVIEDLISTGMSSLKAVEALRANGCEVKGLAAIFSYGFNIAEENFLAHKCKYVVLSNYDFLIEQAKELSHISKDDLVSLKEWRENPQNWKK, from the coding sequence ATGAGTTTATATGAAGATTCGGCAATAAAAATATCAGAATTTTTATTGCAAATAAAAGCAATTAAATTGCAACCTTCTAATCCCTTTACCTGGGCATCAGGATGGAAGTCCCCTATTTATTGCGACAACAGGAAAACACTTTCATATCCACAAATCCGCACTTATATAAGACAACAATTGGTAAATGCGATAATTGAAGAATTTGGAAAACCTGATGTTATAGCTGGTGTTGCCACTGCTGGAATTGCCCAAGGGGTTCTGGTGGCCCAAGAAATGGGATTGCCTTTTGTATATGTTCGATCCGAAGCAAAAAGCCACGGCATGACAAATCAAATTGAGGGGGTTATTGAGCCTGGGCAATCCGTTGTGGTAATTGAAGATTTAATTTCAACTGGAATGAGTAGTTTAAAAGCTGTGGAGGCTTTAAGAGCTAATGGTTGCGAAGTTAAAGGTCTTGCTGCCATTTTCTCATACGGATTTAATATTGCAGAGGAAAATTTCCTTGCTCATAAGTGTAAATATGTAGTTTTAAGCAATTATGATTTTCTTATTGAACAAGCCAAAGAATTATCGCATATTAGCAAGGATGATTTAGTATCTTTGAAAGAGTGGAGAGAAAATCCTCAAAACTGGAAAAAATAA
- a CDS encoding NUDIX domain-containing protein has product MYKIFINNKCIELTDNNTDLKEGTMRIEYENHGTFEYAVQVLSNRKDILCVRIEHLDPDYLLGKLLAKYKIILAAGGLVENEQGELLIIFRHQKWDLPKGKLKKNENEALGAIREVQEECGVKNLTIVSPLSPTYHIYELKGKLILKKTFWFKMFCEKKQDLVPQLEEDITKVEWFKPENLNKVYANTYGSIAQVLNEFQNKRLD; this is encoded by the coding sequence ATGTATAAAATATTTATTAACAATAAATGTATTGAACTTACTGATAACAATACGGATTTGAAAGAAGGAACAATGAGGATTGAATATGAAAATCATGGAACCTTTGAATATGCCGTACAAGTCCTTTCAAATAGAAAAGATATTTTATGTGTAAGAATTGAACATTTAGACCCAGATTATTTACTTGGAAAATTACTTGCCAAATATAAAATTATATTGGCTGCAGGAGGATTGGTTGAGAATGAACAGGGGGAATTATTAATTATTTTTCGTCATCAGAAATGGGACTTGCCTAAGGGGAAACTCAAAAAAAACGAAAATGAGGCATTGGGTGCAATACGTGAGGTGCAGGAGGAGTGCGGGGTTAAAAATCTAACAATTGTTTCACCCTTAAGCCCTACTTATCATATTTATGAATTAAAAGGAAAATTGATTTTAAAGAAAACTTTTTGGTTTAAAATGTTCTGTGAAAAAAAACAGGACCTTGTTCCACAACTCGAGGAAGATATAACAAAGGTAGAATGGTTTAAACCGGAAAACCTAAATAAAGTATATGCAAATACCTATGGATCAATTGCACAAGTGTTAAATGAATTTCAAAATAAAAGGCTGGATTGA
- a CDS encoding biotin--[acetyl-CoA-carboxylase] ligase, with translation MKTLFIGQRLIQLDKVESTNIFASELISNSFVPEGTLITAKEQTLGRGQRGTSWISEPGKNIILSVVLKPAFLSVTNQFQLNKALALAVRDLFLHYTLNNVTVKWPNDIYINDAKLAGILIQNQIKNAFITYSIVGIGINVNQEKFPWDIPHANSLKNITGIDYNLNECIEKLCEYIEKRYLQLRSNFTIDTEYLQNLYKFDQQADFLVNEQFVKGKITGITTQGKLVVTHSENCIKHYDLKEIKFYP, from the coding sequence ATGAAAACATTATTTATAGGACAAAGGCTTATACAGCTTGATAAAGTTGAGTCAACAAATATATTTGCCTCAGAATTAATTTCCAATTCATTTGTTCCTGAAGGCACTCTCATTACTGCAAAGGAGCAAACCTTAGGCAGGGGGCAAAGAGGTACATCCTGGATTAGTGAACCTGGCAAAAATATTATATTAAGTGTTGTACTTAAGCCTGCCTTTTTGTCTGTAACTAATCAATTTCAACTCAATAAAGCGCTTGCTCTTGCTGTCAGGGATTTATTTTTACATTATACTTTAAATAATGTCACTGTTAAATGGCCTAATGATATTTATATCAATGATGCAAAGCTAGCCGGTATCTTAATTCAAAATCAAATAAAAAACGCTTTTATAACTTATTCTATTGTAGGAATTGGAATTAATGTAAACCAAGAGAAGTTTCCTTGGGATATTCCCCATGCCAATTCACTTAAAAATATTACCGGAATAGATTATAACCTGAATGAATGCATTGAAAAATTATGTGAATATATTGAGAAAAGGTATCTGCAATTGCGCAGCAACTTTACTATAGATACTGAATATTTGCAAAATTTATATAAATTTGATCAGCAGGCAGACTTCCTGGTTAATGAACAATTTGTAAAAGGAAAGATAACAGGCATTACAACCCAGGGAAAGTTAGTTGTTACTCATTCAGAAAATTGTATAAAGCATTATGATCTGAAGGAAATCAAATTTTACCCGTAA